In a single window of the Gracilimonas sp. genome:
- a CDS encoding DUF4915 domain-containing protein: MAINHHLLVLGSQNAKKEDQKIDRSKVRPVQLVTPDERVKQVNFFNDWGKVGVSSIAWDLARFPDELFVSVNDEIRRLNAKTREFEVLDLGEIGDLHDIHFIDDLLWISNTEYDQAIGYDAEKRKVVEKRSLDTFRLSLDDIDRDEDIEKVKDRFHCNQVFRDYNGDLCVLIHSINGWLFYRVLFEMLVKKQGDGGIINLDKQEVIQLRLQSPHSVRKIDGDYWVQDSSDLSTKIFDKEWQFKDTIKTGGFGRGVDFSDDDTAYIGLSATRKRYLKLIPTSEYHSNRILVVGIDKKDKRQEIPIPNIEQLDNVYILDEPVRKLFEELV; the protein is encoded by the coding sequence ATGGCAATTAATCATCATTTGCTGGTTTTAGGATCACAGAATGCTAAAAAAGAGGATCAAAAAATCGATAGAAGCAAAGTTCGTCCCGTACAGTTGGTTACGCCCGATGAAAGGGTAAAACAGGTTAATTTTTTTAATGACTGGGGAAAAGTAGGAGTAAGTTCGATAGCCTGGGACCTGGCCCGCTTTCCTGATGAATTATTTGTTTCGGTTAATGATGAAATCCGAAGATTAAATGCGAAGACCAGGGAGTTTGAAGTATTAGATTTAGGTGAAATCGGGGATTTACACGACATCCATTTCATAGATGACTTGCTCTGGATTTCTAATACAGAGTATGATCAGGCTATTGGATATGATGCTGAAAAAAGAAAGGTTGTAGAAAAAAGGTCACTTGATACATTCCGATTAAGTCTGGATGATATCGATAGGGATGAAGACATAGAAAAAGTAAAAGATCGCTTTCACTGCAACCAGGTTTTTAGAGACTATAATGGAGACTTGTGTGTACTTATTCACTCCATCAACGGCTGGCTTTTTTATAGGGTGTTATTCGAGATGTTGGTAAAAAAGCAGGGAGATGGAGGTATTATCAATCTTGATAAACAGGAAGTGATACAATTACGTCTACAGAGCCCACATTCTGTACGTAAGATAGATGGTGATTACTGGGTACAAGATAGCAGTGATTTGTCAACCAAAATTTTCGATAAGGAATGGCAGTTTAAGGATACCATTAAAACAGGAGGGTTTGGCAGAGGTGTAGATTTTTCGGATGATGATACAGCTTACATTGGGCTTTCAGCTACCAGAAAACGATACCTGAAACTCATCCCTACATCAGAGTATCATTCTAACCGCATATTGGTTGTGGGTATAGATAAAAAGGATAAAAGACAGGAAATACCTATCCCAAATATTGAGCAACTGGATAATGTATATATCCTGGATGAGCCTGTAAGAAAGTTATTTGAAGAGTTGGTCTAA
- a CDS encoding sodium:solute symporter family protein, with protein MDVQVWTYILVGITFALYIGIAIWAKAATTSDFYVAGAHVNPITNGMATAADWMSAASFLSMAGLISFMGYDGSVYLMGWTGGYVLLALLLAPYLRKFGKFTIPDFIGDRYYSNFARTIAVICALVVSFTYVAGQMRGVGLVFSKFLEVNIDFGVLIGMAIVFFYAVLGGMKGITYTQVAQYCVLIFAFMVPAFFISFQLTGNPIPQFGFGSTLADGSGQYLLEKLDQLHTELGFAAYTSGTKSMQDVFFITAALMIGTAGLPHVIVRFFTVPKVKDARVSVGYALIFIAILYTTAPAIAAFAKYNMMETVSEEEYTEMPAWFNTWERTGLLTWVDKNDDGIITYAPGEAMVGLPDIQRNADGEIIRGAFGEVKVNNELTDTNNELYVDRDIMVLANPEIANLPAWVAGLVAAGGLAAALSTAAGLLLVISTAVSHDLIKKQIKTDISDKAELMWARISAAAAVVVAGYFGINPPGFVAEVVAIAFGLAAASFFPAIILGIFYKKMNRQGAIAGMIAGLLFTLSYVVFFKIAFPEFNSPEYWWFGISPEGIGTLGMILNLLVSFAVGMIFPEPPEDVQEMVESIRYPK; from the coding sequence ATGGATGTACAAGTTTGGACCTATATTTTAGTTGGGATAACCTTTGCACTTTATATTGGAATTGCGATTTGGGCAAAAGCTGCTACTACCAGTGACTTCTACGTTGCAGGAGCTCATGTAAATCCGATTACAAACGGCATGGCTACAGCCGCAGACTGGATGTCAGCGGCTTCCTTTTTATCTATGGCTGGTTTAATCTCCTTCATGGGTTATGACGGCTCTGTTTACCTGATGGGGTGGACAGGTGGTTATGTGCTTCTGGCTTTATTGCTGGCGCCTTATCTCCGGAAATTCGGAAAGTTTACCATACCGGATTTTATTGGAGACCGATATTATTCCAACTTTGCCCGAACGATCGCGGTAATTTGTGCACTCGTGGTTTCCTTCACCTACGTAGCCGGACAAATGCGCGGTGTAGGGCTTGTATTCTCAAAATTCCTGGAAGTAAACATCGACTTTGGAGTCTTGATTGGAATGGCAATTGTGTTTTTCTATGCAGTATTAGGAGGGATGAAAGGAATCACTTACACGCAGGTTGCTCAGTATTGTGTGCTGATTTTTGCTTTTATGGTACCCGCTTTCTTTATCTCTTTTCAACTCACAGGTAATCCCATTCCGCAGTTTGGATTTGGTTCGACCTTAGCGGATGGATCAGGACAATATCTGCTTGAGAAGCTTGATCAACTGCACACTGAACTTGGGTTTGCAGCCTACACCAGTGGTACTAAAAGCATGCAGGATGTGTTCTTTATCACTGCCGCATTAATGATTGGTACAGCCGGACTGCCACATGTGATTGTACGATTCTTTACCGTTCCCAAAGTGAAAGATGCCCGCGTTTCGGTAGGTTATGCACTGATTTTTATAGCTATTCTGTATACGACAGCTCCGGCCATCGCTGCCTTTGCCAAATACAATATGATGGAAACGGTTAGTGAAGAAGAATACACGGAAATGCCTGCCTGGTTCAATACCTGGGAACGAACGGGACTACTAACCTGGGTGGATAAAAATGATGACGGCATTATTACCTATGCTCCCGGTGAAGCTATGGTAGGATTACCGGATATTCAGCGAAATGCCGATGGAGAAATAATTCGGGGAGCATTTGGTGAGGTAAAGGTCAACAATGAACTCACAGATACTAATAATGAACTTTATGTAGACCGTGATATCATGGTTCTGGCTAATCCTGAAATCGCAAACTTGCCAGCCTGGGTTGCCGGATTGGTAGCCGCAGGTGGTTTGGCAGCGGCCCTTTCGACAGCTGCAGGATTATTGTTGGTAATATCCACAGCTGTATCACATGATTTAATCAAAAAGCAGATTAAAACCGATATTTCTGATAAAGCCGAGTTGATGTGGGCACGTATTTCGGCAGCAGCAGCAGTAGTTGTAGCCGGGTATTTTGGCATTAATCCCCCGGGTTTTGTGGCAGAAGTGGTAGCTATTGCCTTTGGGCTGGCTGCGGCTTCATTTTTTCCGGCTATCATACTTGGCATCTTTTATAAGAAAATGAACCGCCAGGGAGCTATCGCCGGAATGATCGCCGGACTACTGTTCACGCTTTCCTATGTGGTGTTCTTCAAGATTGCCTTCCCTGAATTCAACTCACCGGAATACTGGTGGTTTGGTATTTCACCGGAAGGAATTGGTACACTCGGAATGATTCTGAACCTTCTGGTTTCGTTTGCAGTTGGTATGATTTTCCCAGAACCACCGGAAGATGTGCAGGAGATGGTGGAGAGCATTCGCTATCCTAAATAG
- a CDS encoding DUF4212 domain-containing protein → MEERDLKGYWKRNLKYLGILLSIWFVVSYGFGVLLVPALNEIQIAGFKLGFWFAQQGAIYTFVILIFVYVYLMNKLDREFKVDED, encoded by the coding sequence ATGGAAGAACGCGACTTGAAAGGATACTGGAAAAGAAACCTGAAATACCTGGGTATCTTGCTCAGCATCTGGTTTGTGGTATCATATGGGTTTGGAGTTTTACTCGTACCTGCCTTAAATGAAATTCAGATTGCAGGCTTTAAGCTTGGCTTTTGGTTTGCACAACAAGGCGCTATTTACACATTTGTAATCCTCATTTTTGTCTATGTGTATTTGATGAACAAATTGGACCGCGAATTTAAAGTGGATGAGGACTGA
- a CDS encoding aldo/keto reductase encodes MKYHKLGNSDIEVSEISFGCMSLEVEKNPDSTSSLLREAHDKGINFFDTADLYNRGLNEEVVGKALKPYRDEVIISTKVGNVWNEDGSGWEWNPTKEYILTGVNESLRRLQTEYIDLYMLHGGTIDDPIDEIIEAFDRLKDQGKIRAYGISSIRPNTIRQYVERSRMDCVMMQYGLLDRRPEEESLDLLAEHDISVITRGTLGKGLLIDKAPHDYQGYSRQEVEALQKVVNNTGNPISVAVQYVLQHPAVASAVLGIRTKEQLDEIIQASDQPIQASQLEAVKEILEPKFYEQHR; translated from the coding sequence ATGAAGTATCATAAGTTGGGTAATTCGGATATAGAAGTAAGTGAAATCAGTTTTGGGTGCATGTCTCTTGAAGTAGAGAAAAACCCGGATTCCACTTCTTCCCTTCTCCGTGAGGCTCACGATAAAGGCATTAATTTCTTTGACACAGCTGATCTATACAATCGGGGTTTGAATGAAGAAGTAGTTGGAAAGGCGCTGAAACCGTACAGGGATGAAGTCATTATTTCGACCAAGGTAGGAAATGTGTGGAATGAAGATGGTTCCGGCTGGGAATGGAATCCCACAAAAGAATATATTTTAACCGGGGTGAATGAAAGTTTGCGCCGCCTTCAAACAGAATATATTGATTTGTATATGCTGCACGGTGGCACTATCGATGATCCCATTGACGAAATTATTGAAGCCTTTGACCGGCTTAAGGATCAGGGGAAAATCCGTGCTTATGGAATCTCCTCCATCCGGCCAAATACTATACGTCAATATGTGGAACGATCAAGAATGGATTGTGTAATGATGCAATATGGTTTACTGGATCGCCGTCCGGAAGAAGAAAGTCTGGACCTGCTTGCTGAACATGACATCAGCGTTATAACCCGGGGAACGCTTGGAAAAGGATTACTCATCGATAAGGCCCCACATGACTACCAGGGATATTCCAGACAAGAAGTTGAGGCTCTTCAGAAGGTTGTCAATAATACAGGAAATCCAATTTCAGTAGCCGTTCAATATGTTCTGCAACATCCGGCTGTTGCTTCTGCTGTTTTGGGCATAAGAACAAAAGAGCAGCTTGATGAAATTATCCAGGCTTCAGACCAACCTATCCAAGCCAGCCAATTAGAAGCTGTTAAAGAAATACTAGAGCCTAAGTTTTACGAGCAGCATAGATAG
- a CDS encoding ribonuclease D yields the protein MAIHYITENKDLEKLNSELQQSKEFAIDLEFDRNRYRYGFNMCLMQIYDGDDCYLVDPLSHNLDIKTIFPAIEHPDVQKVVFAFGEDLRLLHSLDCFPKNLYDLDAATSLLNYEPASLTNLIKEVLNVDVNSSSQQSNWWKRPLSENQKQYAADDVIYLLEFKAKLDEQAEKHGILDWIKQENAIFDHLDYSDEDHNNLIKEKDKNNLTVFEWFIYCRLMDFFDEKARELNKPMYHLVSKKIVSDLAQNPTRVHDWKQTKGVYGGIKNESFKSQLQSVLDSSIHEAKEQQLSDSRKASDTMSSQEYRAMRNEQNQINDIKNRLLSPIQDRLVTDFGKHAKSFILPNRLTKEIIAGETELMPDYKVKLLRRYAEELDLDLSEYV from the coding sequence ATGGCTATTCACTACATCACGGAGAATAAAGATCTCGAAAAACTAAATTCTGAGCTTCAGCAGTCCAAAGAGTTTGCTATAGACCTGGAGTTTGACCGCAATCGGTATCGATATGGGTTTAACATGTGTCTGATGCAAATCTATGACGGAGATGATTGCTATCTGGTAGATCCCCTGAGTCATAATCTGGACATTAAAACCATTTTTCCTGCTATTGAACATCCGGATGTTCAGAAAGTAGTGTTCGCTTTCGGAGAAGACCTCAGGCTACTTCATTCCCTTGACTGCTTCCCCAAGAACCTGTACGATCTGGATGCCGCTACCAGCCTGTTGAATTATGAACCGGCTTCCCTAACCAATCTCATCAAAGAGGTTTTAAATGTAGATGTAAATAGCTCATCTCAGCAAAGCAATTGGTGGAAACGCCCTCTTTCTGAAAATCAAAAACAATATGCCGCTGATGATGTCATTTATCTGCTCGAGTTCAAAGCCAAACTTGACGAACAGGCTGAAAAGCATGGTATTCTGGACTGGATCAAACAAGAGAATGCGATATTCGATCATCTTGATTACAGTGATGAAGATCACAACAACCTCATCAAGGAAAAGGACAAAAATAACCTCACCGTTTTTGAATGGTTTATCTATTGCAGGCTGATGGATTTCTTTGATGAAAAGGCCCGTGAACTGAACAAGCCTATGTACCATCTGGTAAGCAAAAAAATTGTGAGTGATTTGGCTCAAAATCCCACTCGTGTACATGACTGGAAACAAACCAAAGGTGTTTACGGAGGGATTAAGAATGAAAGTTTTAAATCTCAGTTACAGTCGGTACTTGATTCTTCTATCCATGAAGCCAAGGAGCAGCAATTATCTGATTCCCGTAAGGCAAGCGACACAATGTCCAGTCAGGAATACCGGGCTATGAGAAATGAGCAAAACCAGATCAATGACATCAAAAATAGGTTGCTATCTCCCATACAAGATCGGTTGGTTACGGATTTTGGCAAACATGCCAAGTCTTTTATCCTTCCCAACCGGCTCACCAAAGAGATTATTGCCGGTGAAACTGAACTGATGCCTGATTATAAAGTGAAACTGCTCCGAAGATATGCCGAAGAGCTGGACCTGGATTTGAGTGAATATGTATAG